Genomic DNA from Candidozyma auris chromosome 1, complete sequence:
CGCTTTCGAACGTGTGGGTTCCATTCACCTGGCTGAAATCCTTGCAAGAACTGTTTGGGTGCACGAATGACAACAAAGCCATCTTTGACGCTTGTAACAAACATGGTTTTTGGTTTATTATAAACCTCCTCGTTAGGGCCACCGTCTGTAGGCTCGCGCTTAACCGTTATTTCTTCCTCCGAGTCTTCTCCACTCTCTAAGTCTGACTGAGAAACATACGGATTCTCTATTTCATTGTCATCACTGTCGTAAACTCCTCCTTCTGTTTTATGCAAAACTTTCTTTAATTTTTTACCCTCCTTATCGACCTTTCTTGacttctcaacttcaaaaaggTCATTGATATCGTCATCACTGTCTTCAATATCCAGTTGCTTTCCTAGGTGAGCGGCTTTCAAcatttctttcttcatttttttctcggacaatttgttttcttcctccgCCCCATCCATGAttggagcttcttcatcatcagcgAACTCTTCGTCAAAATCTAGCTCGTCATGATCCGAGTCACGATCGTTCAAAGACGACCCACCTTGTACAGTACGCATACGAGATTGACCTGAATGGTTTCTCGCTAGCATGTTCGATGAGGAGCCAGCTTGGGCACTGCCATTTGGTCTGCGAAATCTTCGGTCTGAGGACGTTCCATCGTCCATATGTTTCATGAGCCAGCGAGGAGCCGACTGAtttttctccatctttgcttcggcttcttcaagggtTAAAGTAGCGTATTTGTTTCTTGGAGTGAATTTGTAAACCTTCTCTGCGGGGACCATCTTGAATCCGTCTTTATCGAAGACAAACAAAACATGAGCTGATTCAGACAGACCGCCTTCGTAGTTACCAACAAAAATATTCTTGCCATCATAATCTTCGATCACCCAGGGATAAAATTCTTCGTAACGgagttttctcttttcctcaTCCATCATGTGTACTTGTTTCGTTTTCCGCTTAAACATATTTCTGCGGTGTTTGCGGGCG
This window encodes:
- the TFG1 gene encoding transcription factor IIF subunit TFG1 produces the protein MSQSPINRDPKVKDEKGSPKVSPPPRSASGSDWNVIPLKACSQEELKDTRNHIMKFQTKQNVDIIKNFTKPVRLHRKDPRNIQFQLTREELDRRKKQGQDVGKDLSQNSGEEILDESGNPVPSKMDLSQVAPDGGARKHRRNMFKRKTKQVHMMDEEKRKLRYEEFYPWVIEDYDGKNIFVGNYEGGSSESAHVLFVFDKDGFKMVPAEKVYKFTPRNKYATLTLEEAEAKMEKNQSAPRWLMKHMDDGTSSDRRFRRPNGSAQAGSSSNMLARNHSGQSRMRTVQGGSSLNDRDSDHDELDFDEEFADDEEAPIMDGAEEENKLSEKKMKKEMLKAAHLGKQSDIEDSDDDINDLFEVEKSRKVDKEGKKLKKVLHKTEGGVYDSDDNEIENPYVSQSDLESGEDSEEEITVKREPTDGGPNEEVYNKPKTMFVTSVKDGFVVIRAPKQFLQGFQPGEWNPHVRKRARSVEVQEPSKKPRKDISPGVRSGSASPVPEAPGGTDLNDAGPNGELVTTKDVIDIVRSQPLATKELLLKLKHRIGMHKDNKQRIISIVKSNLKLVDGKLCLKD